A genome region from Thermomonospora amylolytica includes the following:
- a CDS encoding PhoX family protein has product MERRRFLSRTAVLAAGTALAAGPFQGVAAHLRPDGPRRPGRGYGPLKPVRDLRDGQVRLHLPEGFRYRSFNPAGSRLGDGTITPGRHDGMAAFRGPRGSVILVRNHEVNGPVGAFGDPAAAYDPMAGGGTCTLRVTPYGEVLDSRVSLNGTQMNCSGGPMPWGSWITCEETVNGPDVGNDFSGGDNSRLRRRHGYLFEVPAAGRGRPAPIRAAGRFAHEAAAYDARTGAVYLTEDNFGFPSGFYRYLPPKNPMAAGRLLDGGRLQMLAVRGRPNADLSQGQPEGAVYETTWVDIDDPDPAFTGTPSNNDAIQAVGMQGRAKGAALFSRLEGAIADRGVVYFVSTQGGAPVTQPVPSGFGDGRGQVWAYDTRSSRLRLVVESPGDVALDLPDNITHSPRGTLVLCEDGGGDNYLRGLTVAGELFDFARLEPVPEDDGAEFAGSTFAPGGGTLFVNVQTDAGLSFAIWGPWRDGPF; this is encoded by the coding sequence ATGGAACGACGCCGTTTCCTCTCCCGTACCGCCGTGCTGGCCGCCGGGACGGCGCTGGCCGCGGGACCTTTCCAGGGGGTGGCGGCCCACCTGCGGCCGGACGGCCCCCGGCGGCCCGGCAGGGGGTACGGGCCGCTGAAGCCGGTGCGCGACCTGCGGGACGGGCAGGTGCGGCTGCATCTGCCCGAGGGGTTCCGGTACCGGTCGTTCAACCCGGCGGGGTCGCGGCTCGGCGACGGGACGATCACCCCGGGCAGGCACGACGGCATGGCGGCGTTCCGCGGGCCGCGCGGGTCGGTGATCCTGGTCCGCAACCACGAGGTCAACGGCCCGGTGGGCGCGTTCGGCGACCCGGCCGCCGCCTACGACCCGATGGCCGGCGGCGGCACCTGCACGCTCCGGGTCACCCCGTACGGCGAGGTGCTGGACAGCCGGGTCAGCCTCAACGGCACGCAGATGAACTGCTCGGGCGGGCCGATGCCCTGGGGGAGCTGGATCACCTGCGAGGAGACCGTCAACGGCCCGGACGTCGGCAACGACTTCAGCGGCGGGGACAACAGCAGGCTGCGGCGCAGGCACGGCTACCTGTTCGAGGTGCCGGCCGCCGGGCGCGGACGGCCGGCGCCGATCCGGGCGGCGGGCCGGTTCGCCCACGAGGCCGCCGCGTACGACGCCCGCACCGGCGCGGTCTACCTGACCGAGGACAACTTCGGCTTCCCGTCCGGCTTCTACCGCTACCTGCCGCCGAAGAACCCGATGGCCGCGGGGCGGCTGCTGGACGGCGGGCGGCTGCAGATGCTCGCGGTCAGGGGCAGGCCGAACGCCGACCTGTCCCAGGGCCAGCCCGAGGGCGCCGTGTACGAGACGACCTGGGTGGACATCGACGACCCCGACCCGGCGTTCACCGGGACGCCCTCCAACAACGACGCCATCCAGGCGGTCGGGATGCAGGGACGGGCCAAGGGCGCGGCGCTGTTCTCCCGGCTGGAGGGCGCGATCGCCGACCGGGGCGTGGTCTACTTCGTCTCCACGCAGGGCGGCGCGCCGGTGACCCAGCCGGTGCCGAGCGGGTTCGGGGACGGCCGCGGCCAGGTATGGGCGTACGACACCCGCAGCAGCCGGCTCCGCCTGGTCGTGGAGTCGCCCGGTGACGTGGCGCTGGACCTGCCCGACAACATCACCCACAGCCCGCGCGGCACGCTGGTGCTGTGCGAGGACGGGGGCGGCGACAACTACCTGCGCGGGCTGACCGTGGCGGGCGAGCTGTTCGACTTCGCCCGGCTGGAGCCGGTCCCGGAGGACGACGGCGCGGAGTTCGCCGGGTCGACCTTCGCCCCGGGCGGGGGCACCCTGTTCGTGAACGTGCAGACCGACGCGGGGCTGAGCTTCGCCATCTGGGGGCCCTGGCGCGACGGGCCGTTCTAG
- a CDS encoding DUF397 domain-containing protein: protein MFDQSRPWRKSSRSGANHNCVEVASLAARVGVRDSKHGGRAPVLQISASAWRTLLTRIKAGEIP, encoded by the coding sequence GTGTTCGACCAGTCCCGCCCCTGGCGCAAGAGCAGCCGCAGCGGTGCCAACCACAACTGCGTGGAGGTGGCGAGCCTCGCCGCGAGGGTGGGAGTGCGGGACAGCAAACACGGCGGCCGCGCACCGGTGCTGCAGATCTCCGCGTCCGCATGGCGCACACTGCTCACCCGCATCAAGGCGGGCGAAATTCCCTGA
- a CDS encoding DUF397 domain-containing protein, producing MAEVGWRISTRCANGNCVAVAALPGGRVAMRDTKRGAHGPLTVLPADVWRTFVERVKNGEYDPAGASA from the coding sequence ATGGCCGAGGTCGGCTGGAGGATCAGCACGCGGTGCGCCAACGGCAACTGCGTGGCGGTGGCGGCGCTGCCCGGCGGCCGGGTGGCGATGCGGGACACCAAGCGGGGCGCGCACGGCCCGCTCACGGTGCTGCCCGCCGACGTCTGGCGCACATTCGTGGAACGTGTCAAGAACGGCGAGTACGACCCCGCCGGGGCGTCCGCGTAG
- a CDS encoding helix-turn-helix domain-containing protein — translation MATSRAPSVRRRRLGAELRRLREERDLTGDGVAESLGWSPSKVSRIENARIGARVEDVRAMLDLYRVAGAHRDAMLTLAEEATRPGWWSQYPDLPIDFATYIALEDEATAALQVESMAVPGLLQTRDYARYVMRSWNFITTTPPQQIERRVEVRMRRQQLLTRADPLRLEIVLDESVLQRMVGDRAVMRAQLDHLHTMAQLPHVVVRILPLAGPHPILANSFTLLEFAPVHDVIFPDIVHTESLTMSSLTDESVTYMYRLAHETLMQRALGRTDSLQRIRTVRDQW, via the coding sequence ATGGCGACGTCGCGAGCCCCTTCGGTGCGCCGTCGCAGGCTCGGCGCCGAGCTGCGCAGGCTCCGCGAGGAGCGCGACCTGACCGGCGACGGCGTCGCCGAGTCGCTGGGCTGGTCCCCCTCCAAGGTGAGCCGGATCGAGAACGCCCGCATCGGCGCCCGGGTCGAGGACGTGCGGGCGATGCTGGACCTGTACCGGGTGGCCGGCGCGCACCGGGACGCGATGCTGACCCTGGCCGAGGAGGCCACCCGGCCGGGCTGGTGGAGCCAGTACCCGGACCTGCCGATCGACTTCGCCACCTACATCGCGCTGGAGGACGAGGCGACCGCCGCGCTGCAGGTGGAGAGCATGGCCGTGCCCGGACTGCTGCAGACCCGCGACTACGCCCGGTACGTGATGCGCAGCTGGAACTTCATCACCACCACGCCGCCGCAGCAGATCGAGCGCCGGGTCGAGGTGCGGATGCGGCGGCAGCAGCTGCTCACCCGGGCCGACCCACTGCGGCTGGAGATCGTGCTGGACGAGTCGGTGCTGCAGCGAATGGTGGGCGACCGGGCGGTCATGCGCGCCCAATTGGACCATTTGCACACGATGGCGCAACTGCCGCACGTGGTGGTGCGCATCCTGCCGCTGGCCGGTCCGCACCCCATTCTTGCCAACTCCTTTACATTGCTCGAGTTCGCTCCCGTGCACGACGTGATCTTTCCTGATATCGTGCACACCGAAAGCCTTACCATGAGCTCGCTGACCGATGAGTCGGTGACGTACATGTACCGGCTCGCCCATGAAACCCTCATGCAGCGGGCGCTCGGCCGCACGGATTCCCTACAACGCATCCGCACGGTCCGAGACCAATGGTGA